The Pan troglodytes isolate AG18354 chromosome 7, NHGRI_mPanTro3-v2.0_pri, whole genome shotgun sequence genome has a window encoding:
- the LOC129135800 gene encoding sphingomyelin phosphodiesterase 5-like yields MPRRTLEQEKGRHLYLAGLPGRSRRAKPWRGRRLDYITYRGVPGWLGLRHWDDPQPDSRPQEVEQVTFSTALEGLTDHLAVGLQLRVSVSS; encoded by the exons ATGCCGAGGAG GACCCTGGAGCAGGAGAAAGGGCGCCACCTCTACCTGGCCGGCCTTCCCGGCAGAAGCCGCCGAGCTAAGCCCTGGAGAGGTCGGCGCCTGGACTACATCACGTACCGCGGAGTTCCCGGGTGGCTGGGCCTGCGGCACTGGGACGACCCTCAACCTGACTCCCGCccccaggaggtggagcaggTGACGTTCAGTACCGCCCTGGAGGGGCTCACGGACCACCTGGCAGTGGGCCTGCAGCTCCGAGTTTCAGTGTCCTCCTAA